The Desulfovulcanus ferrireducens genome has a window encoding:
- a CDS encoding M99 family carboxypeptidase catalytic domain-containing protein has protein sequence MRLILLLISLFSLVLVCSSYPGLAATRATFLARTYYPLEVYFLQGNETGPTIMIQGGIQGDELSGIIAAQILTKSLIKKGNLIVVPRANLPSIFAFKRRINVDLNRRFDQDYNQYYEDYLARAIRYVVSKSDGLIHLHEGSGFYSPTYVSHLRNPKHFGQSIIIDTHIFEDRIFLASLVQSVLGRVNGDLSPPKYSFQLFNMNTFAAATLYPEQRKSLTYYTLRELKLPALAVEVSKNIRDLSWKVNCHCRIVKELLSQMGVEIELPVGITKLVKEWFNGRINIKINGQDVAKSSQITLTPYKELDIQLGPNADKSDKSWAVIIPDIPYLNLINTKFVCLKPFPYLDIVQDGQKIKRININWKGTWFQKDLKLPVLVYSQDREIKLARPGTQISAYEGQTILLHGLWLEHGQEVLNVKGFVTNEITNDGQDKGIPIVLAKNGFMSKYIKDNGNDWSFVIQRETERKVRYKWKVKVQNTKFSGLRLVKLLQPAKQIGTSTKDTKQYFLFPGDKEYSLERGRYTLKSFGADENFMCFVGDHPLPIYPDEKLNFLHNGRYTLHIFESRSFAELGQIKINIQ, from the coding sequence GTGAGACTTATCCTCTTGCTCATATCCTTGTTTAGTCTTGTCCTGGTCTGCAGTAGCTACCCAGGACTTGCCGCAACTCGAGCCACATTTCTGGCTCGAACATACTACCCTTTGGAAGTTTACTTTCTGCAAGGAAACGAGACCGGTCCTACCATTATGATCCAGGGAGGTATCCAGGGAGATGAGCTTTCCGGCATAATTGCTGCCCAGATTTTAACCAAATCTTTGATCAAAAAAGGTAATCTGATTGTTGTGCCACGTGCTAATCTGCCGTCGATTTTTGCATTTAAGCGGCGGATCAATGTAGATCTGAACAGGCGTTTTGATCAAGATTACAACCAATATTATGAAGATTACCTGGCTCGAGCCATTAGATATGTGGTCAGCAAAAGTGATGGCCTGATTCACCTACATGAAGGCAGCGGTTTTTACTCCCCTACATACGTTAGCCACCTACGCAACCCTAAACACTTTGGCCAGTCTATAATAATCGATACCCATATTTTTGAGGACAGAATTTTTCTGGCTAGTTTGGTCCAAAGCGTACTGGGTAGGGTTAATGGGGATTTAAGTCCACCCAAATACTCTTTTCAACTTTTTAACATGAATACCTTTGCTGCTGCCACCCTTTATCCGGAGCAGAGAAAATCTTTGACATATTATACACTGCGGGAGTTAAAACTCCCTGCACTGGCCGTGGAAGTAAGCAAAAATATTCGCGACTTATCCTGGAAGGTAAACTGCCATTGTCGAATTGTTAAAGAGCTACTCAGCCAAATGGGAGTAGAGATTGAACTTCCTGTGGGGATCACCAAACTGGTTAAAGAATGGTTTAACGGTCGCATAAACATCAAAATAAATGGTCAGGATGTTGCGAAATCCTCGCAAATAACATTAACTCCTTATAAGGAACTCGACATCCAGCTAGGCCCAAATGCTGACAAAAGCGATAAGAGCTGGGCTGTAATCATTCCGGATATACCATATCTAAATCTAATAAACACAAAGTTTGTTTGCCTCAAACCCTTCCCGTACCTGGACATCGTTCAGGACGGCCAAAAAATAAAAAGAATTAATATCAACTGGAAAGGAACCTGGTTCCAAAAAGATCTTAAGCTTCCTGTTTTGGTTTACTCTCAGGACAGAGAAATTAAGCTGGCCAGGCCAGGTACACAAATTTCCGCCTATGAGGGTCAGACAATCCTTTTACATGGCCTTTGGCTGGAACACGGCCAGGAAGTGCTCAATGTAAAAGGATTTGTAACCAACGAAATTACAAATGATGGTCAGGACAAAGGGATTCCTATAGTCTTGGCTAAAAACGGATTTATGTCCAAGTATATAAAAGATAATGGCAATGATTGGTCTTTTGTGATCCAGAGAGAAACCGAACGAAAGGTTAGATATAAATGGAAGGTAAAAGTTCAGAATACAAAATTTTCCGGGTTGAGACTGGTCAAGCTTCTCCAACCTGCAAAGCAGATAGGTACAAGTACAAAAGACACCAAACAATACTTTTTATTTCCAGGAGACAAAGAATACTCTCTGGAGAGAGGAAGGTATACACTAAAATCTTTTGGCGCGGATGAAAATTTTATGTGTTTTGTAGGCGACCATCCCCTGCCCATATATCCTGATGAAAAGCTAAATTTTTTGCACAATGGTAGATATACTTTACATATATTTGAAAGTAGAAGTTTTGCCGAACTGGGACAGATAAAAATTAATATCCAATAA